CCAAAGGGTCCTTTATCGGGATTATCGAAGACTCCACCGACAGGGTCAGGAAGAACCATAGCAGGCCGAAGGAGATTAAGAGGCCGTGTGCGTGATGCGTGATGCGTGAGCGGAGGAAAAGGTAAACGGCAGAACCAAAAAGGAAAAAAAGGAATAAGAACGACAAAAACACCTCGGGCTCGAATATGGAGGCGTTCAGCGGGTAGTCGTAGTCCATGTGCTGGCTCACGGGAAGCACCAGGAGCCTCAGGTACGTAATGATAACCCGCATCTGCGTCACCAGATAGGCGTAGCTCGATATGGAGCTGAAGTCCCTTAGTTGCAACCTGCGCATCTCTTCGGCGGCGCCGTGTCCCCCCTCCCCCCCCTCGCCCCCATCGCCGAGACCGGCTTCGGGCCCGAAGATACCAAGGGGGATAATGGCCATGGCGAGGAGGAACGGGACGAGCGGCAAGAACCGTGACCGTCGTTCGTGTTCGTGTCCGTTAAAGGAAGGACCGAAAAAGGTAAATTCGTAGAGGCAGAGCATGGCTGGAAGCGTAAAACTTATCTCCTTTGTCTTCATGGCGAGGACGGTGGAGATGAGGGCCAGGACGTAGAAGGCCGACCGGCCCTTTAACTCCGGGGAAAACCTCCACTTAACGTAGAGCACGAGCGAGAGGAGGTAGAAGAGCGCGGCAAGCGAGGTGAAGCGTTGTGTTATATACGTCACGGCCTGGGTCTGTATGGGGTGGCTTATGAAGATAAGGGCCGCGGCGAGCGCGACGAAGTACTTCGTCTCTATACTCCTACCCGTCCCCTCTATCCCCCCCATGGCCGGTGTGCGGAAGGTCAACAGGGCGAGCCACCATACCAGGAGGCCGTTTACCGTATGGATGGCGATATTTACAAGGTGGTAGCCGAAAACGTCGAGCCCCCCGGCAGCATAGTTAAGAGCGAAGGTGAGGAAACCAACATACCTCGTGCCCGAGGTGTCGAGGAAGTTCCCGAGGTCGCGCACCTTCGGGTTCTCCACTCTGTAGGTGTGGTCGTCTATGAGGAAGGGGACGTCGAGGGTGTTGGAGTAGATAGCGAGCGCCGTTACCGCTATCAGGGCAGCGGCGGCAAGCGGATAGTGCCTTCCGGTCCATATCGTCTTCTTGTCGGTCTCCATATCCTACGGCCCCGAAAGAGAGTCAAGAAGCTCCTGACCCCTCCCCACGTCCGGGCTGGTCTCCAGAACCTTTTCGAGCTCCCTTATCGCCTCGTCCTTCATCCCCTTTTCCCTGTAGGCAAGGGCGAGGTTATAACGCGCCTCGGCGTGATCCGGGGCCAGGCTCAAGGCCTTGAGGTACTCCTCCACGGCCTCGTCGATCCGCCCCCTGGTGAAGTAGGCGGTCCCGAGGTTGTTACGGGCCTCCGCATGGTCGGGGTTAAGCCCTATGGCGGCGCTAAACTCCTCCATGGCCTTATCCACTAACCCCTTGTCGGCATAGGCCAGCCCCAGGGAGTTATGCAGCTCCGCTTCCTCATGGCCGAGCTCCAGGGCGGCGAGGTACTCCTCTATGGCCTCGTCCGTACGGCCCTGCCCGTAGTAGACGAAGCCGAGGTTATAACGGGCCTCGGGGTAGGCGGGTCTTATCCTGAGGGCTTCCGCGTACTCCCCGAGCGCCTCCTCTTTCAGGCCACTTCTCTCATAGGCGAGGCCGAGGTTGTTGTGGGCTTCCGCAAGTGCCGGGTCGAGCTTCAGGGCCTCCCTGTATGCCTCTATGGACTCGCCTGTCCTGCCCTGCTTGTAATAGACGACACCCAGGTTGTTGTACGTCTCCACGTAGTCTGGCCTCGCGAGTAGCGCCGCCTCCAGGCTCTTGAGCGCCCTGTCGAGGGAGCCCATATCCATGTCGATGCGGGCGAGGTTGTTATAAGCTATTACCTCTTTCGGGTTAAGCCTTATAGCCTCCCCGAAGAGTTCCGCGGCCTCGTCCGTCCGCCCCGTCCTGGCGTAAACGACCCCGAGCCCGTTATATGCCGTAGACTTGCCGGGCGACTTGCCGACCTCATAGGTCCAGAACCCAAGCTCGTCCGCCCACACCTCGTTCCTCCTGTGGGCGGCAGTGGAGAGGGCCGCGACTATAACGAGCAGAAGGGCCCATGCGGCCCTTCCCCTCCCCGCCGTGCCGAGGAGATAAAAGAGTACAGCCGTAAAGCCGATCGAAAGGCCCGCGAGCGGAAGGTAGAGCCTGTGCTCGAATATAACGTGCTTTATCGGGACCACGGACGACTCGACCGAAAGGGTCACGAAGAACCAAAGCGCGCCGAACGAGATAAGAAGGCCGTGGCCGTTATTCGTCTTGCGTGACCGCAAGAAAAGGTAAAAGGCAAAACCAAAAAGGGAAAAAAGGAATAAGAACGACAAAAGCACCCCCGGCTCGAAAAACGAATGGGAAATAGGGTAGTCGTAGTCCATGCGCTGGCCCACCGGGAGCACCAGAAGCCTCAGGTAGGTTACGACCACCCTCAACTGGGTCAGGAGGTAGGTGTAGGGCGGGACGGTCTCCAAATCCTTCAACTGAAGTTCTCTCAAATATTTTCCCTCTACCCCGTACCCCCCCTCCCACAGCCCCAGTTCCGGACCGAAGAGTTCGAGAGGTATTATGGCCATCGTAAGCAGGAAGGGGACGAGGGGGGGAAACCGTGACCGTGTCCGTTGCTCGTGTCCGTTAAAGGAAAGACCGAAGAACGTAAGTTCGTAGAGGCAGATTATAACCGGCAGGGTAAAGGCTATCTCCTTTGTCTTCATGGCGAGGACGGCCGAGAGGAGAGAGACGGCATAGAGCCGCCACCGGCGGGAAAACCTCCACTTAATATAGAGGACGAGCGAGAGCAGATAGAAGAGCGTGGCGAGAGAGGCGAAGCGTTGGGTTATGTAGGTAACGGCCTGGGTCTGGACCGGATGGGAGATGAAGATAAGGGCCGCGCCGAGCGCGATGAAGTAGCTCAGCCGCCGGTCTTCCCCGGCCTTGGAAAGGGCCGGGGTGCGGAACGTCAAAACGACCAGCCACCAGACCAGAAGGCCGTTTACCACATGTATCGCCACGTTTACGAGGTGGTAGCCGAAGACGTCGAGCCCCCCGAGCTTATAGTTAAGCGCGAAGGAGAGGAAGGCCACGTACCGCGTGCCCGATATGTCGAGGAACTTCCAGAGACTGCGTATCGTCCGGTTCTCCTTGACGTACATCTCGTCGTCAACGAGGAAGGGGCCGTGGAGGGCGTTGGAGTAGATAAGGAGGGCCGTCGCCGTTATTAGAAAAATAGCAGCGAGGGGAGCGTACTTCCCGTAAAGGAACGCCGCACCACCACCCTCCCCCTTATAGGGGGGCTCGCCTTGCCTTCCGTCCTCCCCCCCCCTGTCCACTTCATTCTCCATTCGGTCCGACACGGGGAATTTTAACGGATTGGCGGCTGATTTACAACGGTTTGCGAACTGTGAGAGGAATAACGTCCCGGGCCGCCCGGGCGGCCCGGGCGCGTCCCTTTAGTAGGCGTAGAGGTTTCCGTAGGGCCTGGATGATGCGGGGACCAGCTTCTTGAACGGCTTTTTCATTATCTCCTCGGGGTCGAGCCCGAGGTCGTCGCAGTACTCCTTCAGGTACGTCTTGAGCGCCTTCAGGTCGTTCTCGTCGGGGTCCGTGATGCCCACCTCGGCCCCGCACCTCTTCTTATCCACCTCTCCCCTTATGTATATCGTCCCCCCGTGCATGCCGGTGCCGAGGTAGTCGCCGACGATGGGCTCGCCGTCCTTTGTGTCGAGGCCGAGCAACACCAGCAGCCCGCCGGCCATGTACTCGCCGAAGAAGTCCCCGGCCGTGCCCCCGGCTATGATGACGGGTATCTGCTTCTTGTAGGCCTTCATGTGGATGCCCACCCTGTAGCCGACGTCCCCCCTTATGTGCATCTTACCGCCCCTCATGCCGTAGCCGAGCACGTCTCCGGCGTGGCCCTCCACCACTATCTTGCCGCTGTTCATCGTGTTGCCGATGTTGTCCTGGGCATTGGCCTTCACCAGCAGGGTCGGCCCGTCCATGAAGGCCGCGAGGTCGTTCCCCGGCACCCCCTCGATGACGATAGTGGCCTTCTCCCTTATGCCGTCGGCGATATAGTACTGGCCGTTGACGTTCTTGAGCCGTATCTCCTTTTCGCCTTTGGCAACCGCATCCCTTACCTTCTGGTTAAGCTCGCGGTAGTACATGCCCTTTGCGTCTATTTCGAATGTTTTT
This window of the Thermodesulfobacteriota bacterium genome carries:
- a CDS encoding tetratricopeptide repeat protein; translation: METDKKTIWTGRHYPLAAAALIAVTALAIYSNTLDVPFLIDDHTYRVENPKVRDLGNFLDTSGTRYVGFLTFALNYAAGGLDVFGYHLVNIAIHTVNGLLVWWLALLTFRTPAMGGIEGTGRSIETKYFVALAAALIFISHPIQTQAVTYITQRFTSLAALFYLLSLVLYVKWRFSPELKGRSAFYVLALISTVLAMKTKEISFTLPAMLCLYEFTFFGPSFNGHEHERRSRFLPLVPFLLAMAIIPLGIFGPEAGLGDGGEGGEGGHGAAEEMRRLQLRDFSSISSYAYLVTQMRVIITYLRLLVLPVSQHMDYDYPLNASIFEPEVFLSFLFLFFLFGSAVYLFLRSRITHHAHGLLISFGLLWFFLTLSVESSIIPIKDPLAEHRLYLPLVGLSLSFTAALSFASGAPGASGGVAGRPGGGRGAWAVILVIVAAFSFAAYTRNDVWGDEITFYTDEVRKAPGEPMVYNRLAGAYLRLGRTDEAMGLLRTALRLNPDSAKTHNNLGVAYADKGRLEEAVSEYKEALRLRPRAAGSAGIHNNLGLAYAAMGRPDEAAREYREALRLVPDHVGAHYNLALAYGRKGLGEEARREAEEVLRLRPGHEGALGLLRALSR
- a CDS encoding tetratricopeptide repeat protein, which gives rise to MENEVDRGGEDGRQGEPPYKGEGGGAAFLYGKYAPLAAIFLITATALLIYSNALHGPFLVDDEMYVKENRTIRSLWKFLDISGTRYVAFLSFALNYKLGGLDVFGYHLVNVAIHVVNGLLVWWLVVLTFRTPALSKAGEDRRLSYFIALGAALIFISHPVQTQAVTYITQRFASLATLFYLLSLVLYIKWRFSRRWRLYAVSLLSAVLAMKTKEIAFTLPVIICLYELTFFGLSFNGHEQRTRSRFPPLVPFLLTMAIIPLELFGPELGLWEGGYGVEGKYLRELQLKDLETVPPYTYLLTQLRVVVTYLRLLVLPVGQRMDYDYPISHSFFEPGVLLSFLFLFSLFGFAFYLFLRSRKTNNGHGLLISFGALWFFVTLSVESSVVPIKHVIFEHRLYLPLAGLSIGFTAVLFYLLGTAGRGRAAWALLLVIVAALSTAAHRRNEVWADELGFWTYEVGKSPGKSTAYNGLGVVYARTGRTDEAAELFGEAIRLNPKEVIAYNNLARIDMDMGSLDRALKSLEAALLARPDYVETYNNLGVVYYKQGRTGESIEAYREALKLDPALAEAHNNLGLAYERSGLKEEALGEYAEALRIRPAYPEARYNLGFVYYGQGRTDEAIEEYLAALELGHEEAELHNSLGLAYADKGLVDKAMEEFSAAIGLNPDHAEARNNLGTAYFTRGRIDEAVEEYLKALSLAPDHAEARYNLALAYREKGMKDEAIRELEKVLETSPDVGRGQELLDSLSGP